One region of Flavobacterium pisciphilum genomic DNA includes:
- the galE gene encoding UDP-glucose 4-epimerase GalE, which translates to MKVLVTGGLGFIGSHTVVELQNEGFEVVIIDNLSNSSEDVLKGIVAITGKTPLFEKLDLREKAAVQNFFKKHDDVTGVIHFAASKAVGESVENPLLYYENNISSLVYLLQELQEKPEASFIFSSSCTVYGQAEKMPITEDAPVQQPMSPYGNTKKIGEEIIRDTAKATNINAILLRYFNPIGAHPSIKIGELPIGVPQNLVPFITQTGIGLRKELSVYGDDYPTTDGTCVRDYIHVVDLAKAHVVALQRLLNKKNLAKVETFNLGTGTGSSVLEVITSFEKVSDKKLPYKIVARREGDITEAYANTAKANDVLGWKAQSTLDEAIKSAWEWEQKIRNEVS; encoded by the coding sequence TATTAGTAACAGGAGGATTAGGATTTATCGGATCGCATACTGTAGTCGAATTGCAAAATGAAGGCTTTGAAGTTGTGATAATCGATAATCTCTCTAATTCCTCAGAAGATGTTTTAAAGGGAATCGTAGCCATCACAGGTAAAACTCCACTATTCGAAAAATTAGATTTAAGAGAAAAAGCTGCGGTACAAAATTTCTTTAAAAAACATGATGACGTTACTGGGGTAATTCATTTTGCAGCTTCAAAGGCAGTTGGTGAAAGTGTTGAAAATCCACTTTTGTACTATGAAAACAACATTAGTAGTTTGGTGTATCTTTTACAAGAATTACAGGAAAAACCAGAAGCTAGTTTTATTTTTAGTTCATCTTGTACTGTTTATGGTCAAGCTGAAAAAATGCCAATTACAGAAGATGCTCCTGTACAGCAACCAATGTCTCCATACGGAAATACCAAGAAGATAGGAGAAGAAATCATTAGAGATACTGCAAAAGCGACTAATATCAATGCTATTTTATTGCGTTATTTTAATCCAATTGGGGCGCATCCTTCAATAAAAATTGGAGAATTGCCAATTGGTGTTCCTCAAAATTTAGTTCCTTTTATTACACAAACAGGAATTGGATTGCGTAAGGAGTTATCAGTATATGGAGATGATTATCCTACAACAGATGGTACTTGCGTTCGGGATTATATTCATGTCGTCGATTTGGCAAAAGCGCATGTTGTGGCTCTGCAAAGATTACTGAATAAAAAGAATCTAGCCAAAGTGGAAACCTTTAATCTAGGAACGGGAACAGGAAGTTCTGTTTTAGAAGTGATTACTAGTTTTGAGAAGGTAAGTGATAAAAAACTACCATACAAGATTGTAGCACGCAGAGAAGGAGATATTACTGAAGCATACGCAAATACAGCAAAAGCTAATGATGTGTTGGGTTGGAAAGCTCAATCAACGCTAGACGAAGCAATTAAGAGTGCTTGGGAATGGGAACAAAAGATAAGAAATGAAGTTTCTTAA